One region of Trinickia violacea genomic DNA includes:
- the lptG gene encoding LPS export ABC transporter permease LptG: MRIYEKYFARQVYIAFVFILFAFSGLFFFFDLINELNTVGQGNYKFGYAVLRVGLQTPSRFYEIIPVAALISAIYVFAQMAANSEYTIFRVSGLSTGQALRSLLKIGIPLVAVTYFIGEVVGPYTDQLSERVRLEALGSAVSTNFESGVWVKDTLSQREDGEQVTRFVNVGKLMPDSTISNVRIYEFDSKFRLSNVRIAETGRYQSPGHWLLTGVTDTQLTDIAPANGKPADALNPVYRANQIVVPEYSLRSELTPQILSVLLVSPDRMSMFNLFRYIQHLTENHQDTQRYEIALWKKLLYPFAVLVMLVLSLPFAYLHTRAGVVGVKVFGGIMLGMSFQLFNTLFSHIGTLNTWPAPITAATPGLIYLVLGLVGLKWVDRH, from the coding sequence ATGCGTATCTACGAAAAGTACTTCGCGCGTCAGGTCTACATCGCGTTTGTCTTCATCCTGTTCGCGTTCTCGGGCCTGTTCTTCTTCTTCGACCTCATCAACGAGCTGAACACGGTCGGCCAGGGCAATTACAAGTTCGGCTACGCGGTGCTGCGCGTCGGCTTGCAGACGCCGTCGCGCTTCTACGAAATCATTCCGGTCGCGGCGCTGATCAGCGCGATCTATGTGTTCGCTCAGATGGCCGCGAACTCCGAGTACACGATCTTTCGCGTCTCGGGACTGTCCACTGGGCAGGCGCTGCGCTCGCTCTTGAAGATCGGCATTCCGCTCGTGGCGGTCACGTACTTCATCGGTGAAGTGGTCGGCCCGTACACCGATCAGCTTTCGGAGCGAGTGCGGCTCGAAGCGCTCGGCTCGGCCGTGTCGACCAACTTCGAATCGGGCGTGTGGGTGAAAGACACGCTCAGCCAGCGCGAGGACGGCGAGCAGGTCACGCGCTTCGTCAACGTCGGCAAGCTGATGCCCGATTCGACGATCAGCAACGTGCGCATCTACGAGTTCGATTCGAAGTTCCGTCTGTCGAACGTGCGGATCGCAGAAACGGGCCGCTACCAGTCGCCGGGGCATTGGCTGCTCACCGGCGTGACCGATACGCAGTTGACCGATATCGCGCCGGCGAACGGCAAGCCGGCCGATGCGCTCAACCCCGTCTATCGCGCAAATCAGATCGTCGTGCCCGAATACTCGCTGCGCTCGGAGCTGACGCCGCAGATTCTGTCGGTGCTGCTGGTGTCGCCGGATCGGATGTCGATGTTCAATCTGTTCCGCTACATCCAGCACTTGACGGAGAACCATCAGGATACGCAGCGCTACGAGATCGCGCTCTGGAAGAAGCTGCTCTACCCGTTCGCGGTGCTCGTGATGCTGGTGCTTTCGCTGCCGTTCGCGTATCTCCATACGCGCGCGGGCGTGGTCGGCGTGAAGGTGTTCGGCGGCATCATGCTCGGCATGAGCTTCCAGTTGTTCAACACGCTCTTCTCGCACATCGGCACGTTGAATACCTGGCCCGCGCCGATTACGGCGGCGACGCCCGGCCTGATTTACCTGGTGCTCGGGCTCGTCGGCTTGAAATGGGTGGACCGGCACTAG